The following nucleotide sequence is from Nitrospira sp..
CGGCGCGACGATGACGGTCCCCGCTGGTGCGGTGGAACCCCCATCTCAGACAATCGAGGCCTCACTGCAGCCAGGGGCAAGCCCCTCGGAGTCGACACCGGTTCCGACCAGCCTCTGGCATTACGGCGCCTATCTCGATGTCGGGTATGTCGTGAATTTCAACTTCCCCGAGAACCATCTGTGGCGGAACCGCTCGACGGCCTCGCGGCACAATGAGTTTGCGCCGAACATGGCCTTAGTTTCTGTCCGTAAGGAGGCGACGGAGGCTTCTCACTGGGGCATGGAGTTCGGGGTACAAGGCGGGTACGACTCGGAACGGTTCGCGTTTCTGCCGGGTGAGCGCGAGGTCGACGGCGCCGATACCCTGCGGCACATTCACCGCGCGAATGTGTCGTATCTCGCCCCGGTCGGCAGGGGCCTCATGGTCACCGCGGGGCTCTTTAACAGTCTGATCGGGTATGAGTCGCTCTATGCCAAGGACAACGTGGCCTATACCCGGTCTTGGCTGGCCGACAATACGCCGTACATGATGTTCGGCGTGAATGCCAAGTATCCCGTCACCGATCGGCTCACTGTCGCGGCCTTTGTCATCAACCGCTATTTTCACTTGGCCTATACCAACGATCAACCGTCCTATGGCGGGCAATGGTCATATAGGGCCACGCCTCGCCTCACGCTGACTCAGACGGTCTACGGCGGCCCGGATCAGACGAATACGGCCCTCCAGTTCTGGCGCGTGTATGCGAACAACATCGTCGAGTGGAAAAGCGACGATGTAACCCTCGCGGCCACTTACGACATCGGGACAGAGAACATCGTCGATCGTCCCGGGCACCCCAGGGCCTTCGTCATGGGCGGTAACATCGTTGCGCGGTGGCATGTCTCCGGTCCCTGGGCCTTGGCCGTTCGGCCCGAGTTCTACTGGGATCGGAACGGACGCTGGACGGGGTCGGAGCAATTCGTGAAGGCGGTCACCTCAACCGTGGAATACCGAATTCCTTACAAAGGCACACAGACGATCGTGCGGTTGGAACATCGCTGGGACGAATCGACCGGTGCCGGAGGCGGATTTTTTCGACGGGGTGAGATTCAACCGGGGGTGA
It contains:
- a CDS encoding porin, giving the protein MGRYLLCVLVLGATMTVPAGAVEPPSQTIEASLQPGASPSESTPVPTSLWHYGAYLDVGYVVNFNFPENHLWRNRSTASRHNEFAPNMALVSVRKEATEASHWGMEFGVQGGYDSERFAFLPGEREVDGADTLRHIHRANVSYLAPVGRGLMVTAGLFNSLIGYESLYAKDNVAYTRSWLADNTPYMMFGVNAKYPVTDRLTVAAFVINRYFHLAYTNDQPSYGGQWSYRATPRLTLTQTVYGGPDQTNTALQFWRVYANNIVEWKSDDVTLAATYDIGTENIVDRPGHPRAFVMGGNIVARWHVSGPWALAVRPEFYWDRNGRWTGSEQFVKAVTSTVEYRIPYKGTQTIVRLEHRWDESTGAGGGFFRRGEIQPGVISLTPNQHLLLLGLLWVFDGP